One genomic region from Buchnera aphidicola (Melanaphis sacchari) encodes:
- the rplK gene encoding 50S ribosomal protein L11 — translation MAKKIQSYIKLQISAGMANPSPPIGPALGQKGVNIMEFCKLFNTKTENLEKGLPIPVIITVYSDRSFTFVTKTPPASILLKKSVGIKSGSKKPKIENIGKITNLKIKEIAMIKQQDMTGSSIKKIMESIKGTAKSMGLIIED, via the coding sequence ATGGCAAAAAAAATACAATCTTATATCAAACTTCAAATATCTGCAGGAATGGCTAATCCAAGTCCCCCAATTGGTCCCGCTCTAGGACAAAAAGGCGTAAATATCATGGAATTTTGTAAATTATTTAATACAAAAACAGAAAATCTAGAAAAAGGACTGCCTATACCAGTAATTATTACAGTGTATTCAGATCGATCATTTACATTTGTTACTAAAACACCTCCGGCTTCTATTTTATTAAAAAAATCTGTAGGAATAAAATCTGGATCTAAAAAACCAAAAATAGAAAATATAGGTAAAATCACTAATTTAAAAATTAAAGAAATAGCGATGATCAAGCAACAAGATATGACTGGTTCAAGTATTAAAAAAATTATGGAATCTATCAAAGGAACTGCTAAATCTATGGGCTTAATTATTGAAGATTAA
- the rpoB gene encoding DNA-directed RNA polymerase subunit beta — protein MVYSYTEKKRIRKDFGKRPQVLDIPYLLSIQLDSFKKFIQPDQDGQHGLEAAFRSVFPIRGYNGNSELQYVSYRLGDVIFDVKECQIRGATYSAPLRVKLRLIIYERDILEPTVKDIKEQEVYMGEIPLMTNNGTFIINGTERVVVSQLHRSPGVFFDSDKGKTHSSGKVLYNARIIPYRGSWLDFEFDPKDNLFVRIDRRRKLPVTIILRALNYTTEEILDLFFEKNIFQIQNNKIKLKLISERLRGETASFDIQKNKKVYVKKGRRITARHIQELKKNKVKSITVPIEYILGRVVSKNYFHPQNNELIISANTPLSLEILNKLQQLKFLSVETLFTNDLDHGPYISETLRIDSSNDRTTALMEIYRVMRPGEPVTKEATENLFENLFFTEDRYDLSSVGRMKFNRSLSRKEIEGSSTLSKKDIIDVIKKLIEIRNGRGEVDDIDHLGNRRIRSVGEMAENQFRIGLVRVERAVKERLSVGDLETLMPQDMINAKPISAAIKEFFGSSQLSQFMDQNNPLSEITHKRRISALGLGGLTRERAGFEVRDVHPTHYGRVCPIETPEGPNIGLINSLSVYAQTNAYGFLETPYRKVKNRFITQEIHYLSAIEEGNYIIAQANTNVDKNNMFVDDLVTCRHKGESSLFSCDEVDYMDVSTQQIVSVGASLIPFLEHDDANRALMGANMQRQAVPTLKTDKPLVGTGMERAVAVDSGVTIIAKRSGIIQYVDASRIIIKVSEEETCSGEAGIDIYNLTKYTRSNQNTCINQKPCVQLNEKVNKNDVLADGPSTDLGELALGQNMRVAFMPWNGYNFEDSILVSEKVVQKDRFTTIHIQELSCISRDTKLGAEEISSDIPNVGEAALSKLDESGIVYIGAEVTGGDILVGKVTPKGETQLTPEEKLLRAIFGEKASDVKDSSLRVPNGVCGTVIDVQIFTRDGVKKDKRTLEIENMQLKKAKKDLTEEFKIFESSLFSRIKKILISCNVNIDYLNKLSYEKWFLIDIKQKDQKKEINDILKKHNELKKEFERKIETKRRKITQGDDLSPGVLKIVKVYLAVKRQIQPGDKMAGRHGNKGVISKINPIEDMPYDENGIPVDIVLNPLGVPSRMNIGQILETHLGMAAKGIGNKINDMIKKEEKISNLREFIQKAFDLGDNLRQKVNLKKFSDQEILCLAENLKKGMPISTPVFDGAQENEIKKMLKFADLPTSGQISLFDGRTGEKFERPVTVGYMYMLKLNHLVDDKMHARSTGSYSLVTQQPLGGKAQFGGQRFGEMEVWALEAYGASYTLQEMLTVKSDDVNGRTKMYKNIVDGNHQMEPGMPESFNVLLKEIRSLGINIELENE, from the coding sequence ATGGTTTACTCTTACACCGAAAAAAAACGAATTCGTAAAGATTTTGGAAAACGTCCTCAAGTTTTGGACATACCATACCTTCTTTCTATTCAACTAGATTCTTTTAAAAAGTTTATACAACCAGATCAAGATGGTCAACATGGATTAGAAGCTGCCTTTCGTTCTGTTTTTCCCATACGGGGTTATAATGGAAATTCTGAATTACAATATGTAAGCTATAGATTGGGAGATGTAATATTTGATGTCAAAGAATGTCAAATAAGAGGAGCAACTTATTCTGCACCATTAAGAGTAAAATTAAGACTAATTATCTATGAACGCGACATATTAGAACCAACGGTTAAAGATATTAAAGAACAAGAAGTATATATGGGTGAAATACCATTAATGACTAATAATGGCACTTTCATAATTAACGGCACAGAAAGAGTAGTTGTATCTCAATTACATCGAAGTCCTGGAGTATTTTTCGATAGCGATAAAGGAAAGACGCATTCTTCAGGAAAAGTCTTATATAATGCTCGAATAATTCCTTATCGAGGATCTTGGTTAGACTTTGAATTTGATCCTAAAGATAATTTATTTGTTAGAATAGATAGACGTCGTAAGCTACCAGTTACTATTATTTTACGAGCTCTGAATTATACTACAGAAGAAATATTAGATTTATTTTTTGAAAAAAATATTTTTCAAATACAAAATAACAAAATTAAATTAAAACTGATTTCAGAAAGACTAAGGGGTGAAACAGCTTCTTTTGATATCCAAAAAAATAAAAAAGTATATGTAAAAAAAGGTCGTCGTATTACTGCAAGACACATTCAAGAACTTAAAAAAAATAAAGTAAAATCAATCACAGTTCCTATAGAATATATTTTAGGCCGAGTAGTTTCTAAAAATTATTTTCACCCTCAAAATAATGAACTAATTATTTCAGCTAATACACCATTATCTTTGGAAATACTAAATAAACTGCAACAACTAAAATTTTTATCTGTCGAAACACTTTTTACTAATGATTTAGATCATGGACCTTATATTTCAGAGACATTGCGTATAGATTCATCTAATGATCGCACAACGGCGTTAATGGAAATTTATCGCGTTATGAGACCCGGTGAACCTGTTACCAAAGAAGCAACAGAAAATTTATTCGAAAATTTATTTTTTACGGAAGATAGATATGATCTATCGTCTGTGGGTCGTATGAAATTCAATCGATCATTATCACGAAAAGAAATTGAAGGTTCTAGTACTTTAAGTAAAAAAGATATTATTGATGTTATTAAAAAACTTATTGAAATTCGCAATGGAAGGGGAGAAGTAGATGATATTGATCATTTAGGAAATAGACGAATTAGATCAGTAGGTGAAATGGCAGAAAATCAATTTAGAATTGGATTAGTTCGCGTTGAAAGAGCTGTAAAAGAAAGATTATCTGTAGGTGACTTAGAAACACTCATGCCTCAAGATATGATTAATGCCAAACCTATATCTGCAGCAATTAAAGAATTTTTTGGTTCTAGCCAATTATCTCAATTTATGGATCAAAATAATCCTCTATCAGAAATTACTCATAAAAGAAGAATTTCAGCGTTAGGATTAGGCGGGTTAACTAGAGAAAGAGCAGGTTTTGAAGTAAGGGATGTTCATCCGACTCACTATGGACGCGTTTGTCCAATAGAAACACCAGAAGGACCAAATATTGGATTAATTAATTCTTTATCGGTCTATGCACAAACAAATGCATATGGATTTTTAGAAACTCCTTATCGAAAAGTAAAAAATAGATTTATTACTCAAGAAATTCATTATTTATCAGCAATAGAAGAAGGAAATTATATTATTGCACAAGCAAATACTAACGTAGATAAGAATAATATGTTTGTTGATGATTTAGTAACTTGTCGGCATAAAGGTGAATCTAGTCTATTTAGTTGCGATGAAGTAGACTACATGGACGTTTCAACTCAACAAATTGTATCTGTTGGAGCGTCTTTAATTCCATTTTTAGAGCATGATGATGCAAATAGAGCATTAATGGGTGCAAATATGCAACGACAAGCTGTACCTACCCTTAAAACTGATAAACCTTTAGTGGGAACCGGTATGGAAAGAGCTGTAGCCGTAGACTCAGGAGTAACAATAATTGCAAAACGAAGCGGAATTATTCAATATGTCGATGCATCACGTATTATTATAAAAGTAAGTGAGGAAGAAACATGCTCGGGAGAAGCAGGAATAGATATTTATAACTTAACTAAATATACTAGATCAAATCAAAATACTTGTATCAACCAAAAACCATGCGTTCAATTAAACGAGAAAGTCAATAAAAATGACGTTTTGGCTGATGGACCATCTACTGATTTAGGAGAACTTGCATTAGGTCAAAATATGAGAGTAGCGTTTATGCCATGGAATGGATACAATTTTGAAGATTCTATACTAGTTTCGGAAAAAGTTGTTCAAAAGGATCGTTTTACTACTATTCATATTCAAGAATTATCTTGTATTTCTAGAGATACAAAATTAGGTGCGGAAGAAATTAGTTCTGATATACCCAATGTAGGTGAAGCGGCATTATCTAAGCTTGATGAATCTGGAATAGTTTATATCGGAGCTGAAGTAACTGGAGGAGATATTTTAGTAGGAAAAGTTACGCCAAAGGGAGAAACACAATTAACACCTGAAGAAAAATTGTTACGTGCTATTTTTGGAGAAAAAGCTTCTGATGTAAAAGATTCTTCTTTACGAGTTCCTAACGGAGTATGCGGGACTGTAATTGATGTTCAGATTTTTACAAGAGATGGAGTTAAAAAAGATAAAAGAACGTTAGAAATTGAAAATATGCAACTTAAGAAAGCAAAAAAAGATCTTACAGAAGAGTTTAAAATATTTGAATCAAGCTTATTTTCTAGAATTAAAAAAATTCTTATTTCCTGTAATGTTAACATAGATTATTTAAATAAATTATCCTATGAAAAATGGTTTTTAATTGATATAAAACAAAAAGATCAAAAAAAAGAAATAAACGATATTTTGAAAAAACATAATGAATTAAAAAAAGAATTTGAAAGAAAAATAGAAACAAAGCGCCGAAAAATTACACAAGGCGACGATCTTTCCCCTGGAGTTTTAAAAATAGTAAAAGTATATTTAGCTGTGAAACGTCAAATACAACCTGGTGATAAAATGGCGGGTAGGCACGGAAATAAAGGAGTAATTTCTAAAATTAATCCTATTGAAGACATGCCATACGATGAAAATGGTATACCAGTTGATATTGTATTAAATCCATTAGGAGTACCATCTCGTATGAATATCGGACAAATACTAGAAACACATCTAGGAATGGCAGCAAAGGGTATTGGCAATAAAATTAATGATATGATTAAAAAAGAAGAAAAAATATCTAATTTAAGAGAATTTATTCAAAAAGCATTTGATCTAGGAGATAACTTACGTCAAAAAGTTAATTTAAAAAAATTTTCTGATCAGGAAATACTTTGTCTAGCTGAAAACTTAAAAAAAGGAATGCCCATTTCAACTCCTGTATTTGATGGAGCTCAAGAAAATGAAATTAAAAAAATGTTAAAATTTGCTGATCTACCTACATCTGGTCAAATTTCACTCTTTGATGGAAGAACGGGAGAAAAATTTGAAAGACCAGTTACTGTTGGTTATATGTATATGTTGAAATTAAATCATTTAGTAGATGATAAAATGCACGCTAGATCTACTGGATCTTATAGTTTAGTTACTCAGCAACCTTTAGGAGGAAAAGCTCAATTCGGCGGACAACGTTTTGGAGAAATGGAAGTTTGGGCTTTAGAAGCATATGGTGCTTCTTATACGCTACAAGAAATGCTCACCGTAAAATCTGACGATGTCAATGGAAGAACCAAAATGTATAAAAATATCGTCGATGGCAATCATCAAATGGAACCTGGTATGCCAGAATCATTTAACGTATTATTAAAAGAAATTCGTTCATTAGGAATTAATATTGAATTAGAAAACGAATAA
- the nusG gene encoding transcription termination/antitermination protein NusG codes for MQESLKKKWYVLQAFSGFEGRVVQSIQEHVKLKKMNDYFGEVMVPSEEVIEIRGGQRRKSEHKFFPGYVLIHMIMTDATWHLIRNIPRVLGFIGGRSDKPSPISDKEVEIIINRLRQIGDKPRPKTLFEPGEMIRVNDGPFADFNGIVEEVDYEKSRLKVSVSIFGRSTPVELDFRQVEKN; via the coding sequence ATGCAAGAAAGTTTAAAAAAAAAGTGGTATGTGCTACAAGCTTTCTCTGGATTTGAAGGGCGTGTCGTACAATCAATACAAGAACATGTTAAATTAAAAAAAATGAATGACTATTTCGGAGAAGTTATGGTTCCTTCTGAGGAAGTAATTGAAATCAGAGGAGGCCAACGTAGAAAAAGTGAACATAAGTTTTTTCCTGGATACGTATTAATTCACATGATTATGACAGATGCAACTTGGCATTTAATAAGAAATATACCTCGAGTACTGGGATTTATTGGAGGAAGATCGGATAAACCATCGCCTATTAGTGATAAAGAAGTAGAAATAATAATTAACCGACTTCGACAAATCGGAGATAAACCAAGACCCAAAACTTTATTTGAACCAGGAGAAATGATTCGAGTTAATGATGGACCTTTTGCTGATTTTAACGGTATAGTAGAAGAAGTAGATTATGAAAAAAGTAGATTAAAAGTATCAGTCTCTATTTTTGGAAGATCTACGCCAGTAGAATTAGATTTTAGACAAGTCGAAAAAAATTAA
- the rplJ gene encoding 50S ribosomal protein L10, which produces MALKIDKKKIIISKIHQISNLALSAIIANSQNISVNEINQLRKSGREVGVKMNIVRNTLLKLAIKNTSFECLKDKIKGSTFIAYSTKHPGSGARLFKNFEKKNSHFKIKGAVFEGKLLSDLEINQLADMPTYEEAILKLVVILKVLAAGKLIYTLSAIKEKKETS; this is translated from the coding sequence ATGGCATTAAAAATTGATAAAAAAAAAATAATTATTTCTAAAATCCATCAAATTTCAAATTTAGCGCTATCAGCAATTATCGCAAATTCCCAAAATATTTCTGTAAATGAAATTAATCAACTTCGCAAATCTGGACGCGAAGTGGGCGTTAAAATGAATATTGTACGAAATACTCTACTAAAATTAGCGATTAAAAATACATCTTTTGAATGCTTAAAAGATAAAATAAAAGGGTCAACTTTTATTGCTTATTCCACAAAACATCCTGGAAGCGGTGCAAGATTATTTAAAAATTTTGAAAAAAAAAATTCACATTTCAAAATTAAGGGGGCTGTATTTGAAGGAAAACTATTATCTGATTTAGAAATCAATCAACTTGCAGATATGCCGACTTATGAAGAAGCAATATTAAAACTTGTCGTGATACTAAAAGTATTAGCTGCAGGCAAACTTATTTATACGTTATCCGCTATCAAAGAAAAAAAAGAAACCTCTTAA
- the secE gene encoding preprotein translocase subunit SecE — MNIKIFNFRKSKYLEKMKWLLISIFLILPIFINNNFFQINIFICRGAVLISIMLAIIIALTTEKGKNILTYINASKNEMKKIIWPQYKETLHTTCIIIFIAVIMSLLVWGIDSIIFRLITFLINLRF, encoded by the coding sequence ATGAATATAAAAATTTTTAATTTCAGAAAATCTAAATATTTAGAAAAAATGAAATGGCTTTTAATATCTATTTTTTTAATTTTACCTATTTTCATTAACAATAATTTTTTTCAAATTAATATTTTTATTTGCAGAGGAGCAGTACTTATTTCAATTATGTTAGCAATAATTATTGCACTAACAACAGAAAAAGGAAAAAATATTCTAACATATATAAATGCATCAAAAAATGAGATGAAAAAAATAATATGGCCCCAATATAAGGAAACTTTACACACTACATGTATAATTATTTTCATCGCAGTAATCATGTCTCTTCTTGTATGGGGAATTGATAGCATTATATTTCGTTTAATAACATTTCTTATTAATCTAAGGTTTTAA
- the rplL gene encoding 50S ribosomal protein L7/L12 gives MSITKEQILQAISEMSIMNVVDLISEMEKKFGVSANMSLNSNNKDDKKTSEEKTEFDVILKNIGPNKVPVIKSVRSATGLGLKEAKDLVESAPVVIKENISKIDAESLKKTLENVGAEIEIK, from the coding sequence ATGTCTATCACTAAAGAACAAATTTTACAAGCTATATCAGAAATGTCTATTATGAATGTTGTAGATCTTATTTCAGAAATGGAAAAAAAATTTGGAGTTTCTGCAAATATGTCTTTAAATTCTAATAACAAAGACGATAAAAAAACTTCAGAAGAAAAAACAGAATTTGACGTTATTTTAAAAAATATCGGTCCGAATAAGGTACCAGTAATAAAAAGTGTTCGTAGTGCAACAGGTTTAGGATTAAAAGAAGCAAAAGACTTAGTGGAATCTGCTCCTGTAGTTATAAAAGAAAATATAAGTAAAATTGATGCAGAATCATTGAAAAAAACTTTAGAAAATGTTGGTGCTGAAATCGAAATTAAATAA
- the rplA gene encoding 50S ribosomal protein L1 produces MKKINKRMKNTKKNIDVKKLYHIDELIELLKKTSKVKFVESIDISINLGIDPKKSDQNIRGSTILPYGIGRNVKVAVFTQGENVKKAQKAGAEFIGMEDLSEKIKKEGIQFDRAIASPDAMKIVTQLGHILGPRGLMPNPKLGTVTTNIYEAIKNVKKGQVQYRSDKNGIVHSTIGRINFKSNQIKKNFNIFLESIKKSKPPQSKGIYIKKITLSSTMGIGLILDQSNLNI; encoded by the coding sequence ATGAAAAAAATCAATAAACGTATGAAAAATACAAAAAAAAATATTGATGTTAAAAAATTATATCACATTGATGAATTAATAGAATTACTAAAAAAAACATCAAAAGTAAAATTTGTTGAAAGTATTGATATTTCTATTAATCTAGGAATAGATCCTAAAAAATCAGATCAGAATATTCGAGGGTCTACCATATTACCTTATGGAATAGGTCGTAATGTTAAAGTTGCTGTATTTACACAAGGAGAAAATGTTAAAAAAGCTCAAAAAGCAGGAGCAGAATTTATTGGAATGGAAGATTTATCTGAAAAAATTAAGAAAGAAGGCATTCAGTTCGATAGAGCTATTGCTTCACCTGACGCCATGAAAATTGTCACTCAATTGGGACATATATTAGGACCACGCGGACTGATGCCAAACCCTAAATTAGGGACTGTTACAACAAATATTTATGAAGCAATCAAAAATGTTAAAAAAGGACAAGTTCAATATAGAAGTGATAAAAATGGAATTGTTCACTCTACTATAGGTAGAATTAATTTTAAATCCAATCAAATTAAGAAAAATTTTAACATTTTTTTAGAATCTATTAAAAAATCTAAACCCCCTCAATCAAAAGGTATTTATATAAAAAAAATTACTTTATCAAGTACAATGGGAATAGGATTAATTCTTGATCAATCTAACTTGAATATTTAA
- the murB gene encoding UDP-N-acetylmuramate dehydrogenase, with protein MFVTTIQLLLDIWKKYRLKNIPCIILGEGSNVLFLENYEGIVIINRIKGIKIKEKKNFWSLHILSGEKWSDLVSYTLRIKIFGLENLALIPGCIGSAAIQNIGAYGLEFKEICEYVDVISLKNGKIIRMQNKECNFSYRNSIFKNKYNYGYAIIAVGIKVSKTWKPIVSSIFFKKEIFKINPYKIYNIICKLRKKKIPDPNKLGNAGSFFKNPIIHPKKAKKILFLYKDMPYFLEKNGFIKIPAAWLIEHSNFKNIHIGDAAIYQKQKLILINKKKAKSKDILKLAIKIQKHVLKKFYILLKPEVDLISSSGKIKLL; from the coding sequence ATTTTCGTTACAACAATTCAATTACTACTTGATATATGGAAAAAATACAGATTAAAAAACATTCCTTGTATTATTTTAGGCGAAGGTAGTAATGTTCTTTTTTTAGAAAATTATGAAGGAATAGTAATAATTAATAGGATTAAGGGAATTAAAATTAAAGAAAAAAAAAATTTTTGGTCGCTACATATTTTATCAGGAGAAAAATGGAGTGATTTAGTTAGTTATACATTACGAATTAAAATATTTGGATTAGAAAACTTAGCTTTAATACCAGGATGCATAGGATCTGCTGCTATCCAAAATATCGGTGCTTATGGATTAGAATTTAAAGAAATTTGCGAATACGTTGATGTAATTTCATTAAAAAATGGAAAAATTATAAGAATGCAAAATAAAGAATGTAATTTTTCTTATCGAAATAGTATTTTTAAAAATAAATATAATTATGGTTATGCGATCATTGCTGTTGGTATAAAAGTATCTAAAACCTGGAAACCTATTGTATCTTCTATATTCTTTAAAAAAGAAATTTTTAAAATAAATCCATATAAAATATACAATATAATATGTAAATTAAGAAAAAAAAAAATTCCAGATCCTAATAAATTAGGAAATGCTGGTAGCTTTTTTAAAAATCCTATTATTCATCCTAAAAAAGCAAAAAAGATTTTATTTTTATACAAAGATATGCCATATTTTCTTGAAAAAAATGGTTTTATAAAAATTCCTGCTGCATGGTTAATTGAACATTCTAATTTTAAAAATATTCATATTGGCGATGCAGCTATTTATCAAAAACAGAAACTTATACTAATCAATAAGAAAAAAGCTAAATCAAAAGATATTTTAAAATTAGCTATAAAAATACAAAAACATGTGTTAAAGAAATTTTATATTCTTTTAAAACCAGAAGTAGATCTTATTAGTTCATCAGGAAAGATAAAATTATTATAA